The Reichenbachiella carrageenanivorans region TCAAAGGAGGAAATGTAGGCGTAGTCACAGATGTAGATGGTAATTACAGGTTAGATAAGTTATCAGACACAGACGTACTCATTTTTAGCTTTTTGGGATACAAATCTCAGGAAATAGCGATTGCTGGACGTAGCGTAGTTGATGTGAATTTAGAACCAGAGGCTACCAGCCTACAGGAAGTGGTCGTGGTAGGCTACTCAGAGGTGAAAAAGAGAGATGTCACAGGTGCAGTAGGACAGGTAGATACAGAAGATATCATGAAGACTGCCACCTCCAATTTCGATCAGGCACTTGCCGGTCGGATAGCAGGGGTACAGGTGACTGCTTCTGATGGTACGCCAGGGGGAGCAGCTCAGATTGTGATCAGAGGAGGAAACTCCATTACTGGAGACAACTCACCACTATATGTGATAGATGGAGTGCCTTACGAAGGATTCGATCCAGCCAGTTTAAGTTCACAAGATATCAAGTCATTTGACGTACTGAAAGATGCATCTGCTACAGCTATTTATGGATCTAGAGGTGCCAATGGAGTGATCGTGATTACGACCAAAGGAGGACGAACAGACGGCAAAACCGATGTGCACTTAGGGATTTCTCAAGGGGTTCAATACATACCTAAAAGATTAGAAGTCCTTAGCCCATATCAGTATGCTAAGTATCAAGAAAACGTAGCTTATGCCAAAGACGGCTATGGCGTGGGTACATACACTAATCAGTATAGAAAAAACTGGGGAGACCCAGAAGCCTACAAAGGAATGGAAGGTACTAGCTGGCAAGATGAAATTTTCAGAGAAGCCTCTCTGAAAAAATACAGCTTGTCTATGAACGGAGGTAATAAAACTACCTCGATCTACTACAGTGGAGAGTATGTGGACCAAGAAGGTACGTTGGTCAATACAGGGTTTAAGAAAATCATAAACAACCTCAAGTTTACCCACAAGCTCAATGATAAACTACAAGTACGTGGGGCTTTGCAGTACAGCTATATCAACAGAAGCGGTATCAATATTTCAGGTAACACTTACACCAGTATCATTAGAGATGCGATTCAGTTTAGACCGATAGACCCGATCAATGATGATGGGTTGATCGATGGGTATGACGAAAACGACCCTCAGTTTCAGTACCTTTTCAATCCTTTGAAAAACTTGCAGAATACGACCAGAAACTATCGTTACGATGTGATCAGAGGTAATGTAGATTTAATTTATAAAATCATCAAAGGGCTTACTTTTAAAGCATCTGGTGGTTTTCAGTCTGACAACAGAAAAGAGAATGTATTTTATGGTGCAGAGACGCAGCAAGGATTCAGAGGCAATGATCACGTGAATGGTACCATTACCAATCGTCGTTATCAGACACTCACTACGTCAAACACATTAAACTACAAGGTCCCACTATCTAAAGCACATGATTTGCAGGTGTTAGGTGGATTCGAAGGACAGGCCAGATTGTATGATTACGCTTGGTTGAAAAGTTCAGAAATCCCTACCGATGCCTTTGGTATAGACAACCTCGGTTTGGGTACTTCGCCAGCTATTCCACAGACCTTCAGATCAGAAAACACACTATTGTCGTACTTCGGTAGAGTGAGCTATTCGCTTAACGATAAGTACTTGTTGACAGCCAATTTCAGAGCGGATGGATCATCCAAGTTTTTAGAAGAAAATCGATGGGGTTACTTCCCGTCATTTGCAATGGCTTGGAGATTGGGTGACGAAGAGTTTATGAAACCTGTAGGTATCATTTCAGACTTGAAAGTGAGAGCTGGTTGGGGACTTACAGGAAACAACCGAATCGGAGATTACGATGCCTACAACTTGCTCGGAGTCACTACCAGTAGTGGATATGTGTGGGGTACAGGTGAAACCTACGTGCCAGGTGCACAGCAGACTAACTTGGGTGTGCCAGATTTGAGATGGGAGACTACAGCTCAGTCTAATATTGGGGTTGATTTCGGCTTTATGGCACAGCGAGTCCAAGGTTCCGTTGACGTCTATCTCAAGCGTACCAAAGATCTATTGCTGAATGCAGAAATGTCGTTGAGCACTGGGTTCGACAAGGTAAGACAAAACATCGGAGAGGTAGAAAACAAAGGTTTGGAGATCAGCCTGACGAGCACCAATGTGAGGTCTGGCAAATTTGAATGGCGATCTAATTTCAACATTGCTTTCAATAGAAACAAAGTAATTCAACTCAACGAAGGCCAAGAAGCGATATATACAGATCCTGAATGGAACAACGGGTTTGCAGAATATCAGTACATCACCAAGGTAGGCGAGCCAGTAGGTCAGGTCTTTGGGTTGGTCTACGATGGCCTTTATCAAATGGACGACTTTGTATGGGATGCACAGACGAACAACTACATACTCAAAGAGGATATACCAGACAACGGTACTTCGCCTGTAGCTCCTGGTAGTATCAAGTATGTCGATGTAAACGGTGACGGTACCATCAATATCGACGACAGACAGATCATAGGAAATACCCAAGCCAAGCATACAGGTGGATTCTCCAACGATTTCAGACTTGGAGGATTCGACTTGCAAGTATTCTTTCAGTGGTCGTATGGTGCAGAGATACTTAATGGTAACCAAGCAGCTTTTGCTACACCTAGTGGCTCTTCGTTGAGTGGCTTCCCAGAGTTGCTCGATGCATGGACTCCTCTCAATACCGATACAGATGTCAATACCGTAGTATATAACCTGGTCTATGGTGCACCGCCAAAAGGCAACCAAATAAGTGATAGATATATTGAGGACGGGTCATTCATTCGACTAAAAACGGTATCGTTGGGTTACAACTTGCCAGCTTCTTTGCTGGAAAGAATCAAAGTGAAATCTTGTAGAATTTCTGTGTCTGCACAAAATCTCAAGACTTGGACCAACTATTCTGGCTACGATCCAGAAGTATCAGTGGGTAAGTTCGGAGCGCTCACGCCCAATTTAGATTATTCAGCATACCCTCAGAGTGTTACTATTTCTGGTGGCTTGGATATTACATTTTAAGACAGCGACAAGATGAAAAAGATAAAAGAACATAAAGCAAATTGGCTGAAGCACATAGGAGTGATGGTACTCCTGATGATAAGTGCGAGTAGCTGTAAAGAATACCTCGAAGTAGAACCTTATTCTGATTGGAATGCAGATGAATTTTACTCCAACGAGGACGAAATAGAAATAGCACTGGCAGGGATATATTCTATTCTTGCTTCTGATGAAGTGTATGGACAAGCGATGACAATCATCATGGAGTCAGGTACTGATGAGGGCTATTACAACCGTAGATACAATGAAAACTGGACGGTAGGGCTCTACCGTCATACTGCTGCCGATAATTATGTGGCAGGCTTGTGGAAAACGCTCTATTCCTGTATCAATCAAGTCAATCTATTCGAAGAAAAAATGGATAGGTCGGCATTTGAAGAAGAAGTGGCTAATCAATATTTAGCAGAAGTGAGATTTCTTAGAGCGTTGGCTTATGCCAATCTTACCAACTGGTATGGCGAAGTGCCTTTGAAATTGACTCCAGTCACAGATCAGAGCGACAATGATCAGGCTGTAGCTACATTGGGTGAGTTGTATGCGCAAATTATCGCAGATTATACTTTTGCCACTGAACATTTGCTGAGAGCAAGCGATCCAAATTATATCCCAGGCAGAGCCAACAAAGCGGCTGCTCATGGTTTACTCGCTAGAGTGTATTTGAAAATGTCGGGTTATCCGTTATTCGAAAATCACTACGAAGACGTAATGGCGCAGTGTGATAGTGTATTTGCAGACGGTTATCACGGTCTTACTCAGGCTACTGGTACCAACGACGGCTATCGCGAGCATTTCCTCAATTACATAGAGAATACGTACAGCCCACAAGAAAGCTTGTTCGAAGTCTCATTTTCTTATTTAGGAGAATTGGGTCTTACAGTACACGGCAGATTGGGTGGATTGAACGGCGTAGTATTTGGTTATGGTGGAGGTCAGGAAGGATACCCTTCGGCCTATGCGATGTACAATGCCTCACCAGTGATGGATAACATCTATGATGATCCTGACGATGTAAGGTTGGCTTGGAATGTGGCTAGTTACCAGTATACAAATGGTGGTGATATCAAACGAGTTACTGGGCCATTGGCTACACAGCATTGCCCTGCCAAATACCGAAGATGGGAGCCATTGGATTGGGCTGATCTCGATATTACACCAGCTTCGGGAACATTAGAGCCCTACAAAATACTAGAGACGGCATCTACACTCAATAGAAACTTTACCTCGATCAATTTCCCTGTGTTGAGATATTCGGATGTGTTGCTCATGTATGCCGAAGCTGCCAACGAGCACAACGGTACACCTACAGTCAAAGCTTTGGAATCACTCAACCAAGTGAGAAACAGAGCAGGGTTAGCCAATATCGAAACCATAGCACCAGTAGTAGCGACTAATCATGACTTGTTCTTCAAAGAGATCGTAGATGAGCGTTTGCGCGAATTGTGTTTCGAAGGTGTGCGTAAGCACGATTTGATTCGCTGGGAATTACTAGATGATAAATTGGCTGAAACAGCCGCTGCTATCAAGGCCAGTCCAGACTATAATCCAGGAAACGAAGATCAAAACGCTTTCTTGAGAGCGTCCAACAACTTTGATCCGTCTAAGCACCTCTCGTTGCCTTACCCGCTACAAGAAGTGACCATCAATAAGCTCTTGGCTCAAAAGACAGGGTGGTAATTGGTTCTAGGTTATTGAAATAATTCACAACAACAATTCATACAACGACCGAAAGCATATTTCGGTCGTTGTTTTACTATATCACACCAAATGAAAGTAATTAGACCTCAATGGATCATGGCTTTGATGGGCTTGATATTCTTTCTAGAGACTTATGGCCAAAGTCAAAAAGCACAGACTTTCGATAGACTCCTATCGGCCAACTGGAAAGAGGTCTTGGTAGAGGAGGGTACTAGCCCTTGGCAGGACCAATGGTTTTTGGATGGTCTGGAGGCTAGGGTAGAGCAGACGCCAGGTGGTTTTTCATTCTATGCTGGTCCAGATCAGTTCAATGACAGTAGCCATGCTGTACTTTGGACCAAAAAATCATTCAAAGGAGATATCAAGATCGAATATGATTTCACTAAACTCGACGATCGTTTGGTCAATGTAAACATCCTCTATATTCAGGCCATGGGGCATAGCCCAAAACCTAAAGACATTCGCAAATGGGCAGACCAGCGTACCGTACCTGCTATGCGCTTATATTTCGACCATATGGACGCATATCACATCAGTTATGCTGCCTTTCATACGGTCAACTCAGATGAGCAAGCTGATTACCTACAAGCTCGACGATATATGCCCGAGTGGGAGCAAGGGCTTAAAAATACAGCATACGGACAACGCTACGAAAAGACAGGCCTTTTTCAAACAGGCGTAACGTATCACCTAGTAGTAATAAAAAAAGGCAATGACCTGTATATGCAAGTGACGGGTAAGGACGAAGATCGTTTGTTCCATTGGCAGGACAACAGTTTTCCTTTGATTAACGAAGGGCGTATAGGACTCAGACAGATGTATACACGGCATTCAAAATATAGAAATTTTAAGATCTCAACAGCTAAATAATTAATACAAAAACATGAAACTATTTACATACCTATTGTTGATCTCTACCTGTATCAGTTTTCAGAGCCGAGCCACTGAGCCGGCCGATGGAGAGAAGAAAAAGAAACCCAATGTATTGATCATCTTTCCAGACCAATTGCGCAGGTATAGCGCTGGTTTTTGGTCTGAGGAACCTTATAGAGATCAAGTGATAGGCAAGCCAGATCCTGTGGTCACGCCCAACATAGACAAGCTCGCTAAAAATGGTGTAGTGTTTACTCAGGCAGTGAGCAACTTCCCGCTTTGTAGCCCATACCGAGGCATGATGCTGTCGGGCAGGTACCCTGAGCAAAATGGTATTTGGAACAACTGTAGACAAGACAGAAACGAAAGTCTAAGAGATGATATTCCCACCATTACGGATTTGTTTTATGATGCTGGATACAACACTTCCTATTTCGGAAAATGTCATTGGCTGAAAAACGACCCGCTTTTCGACGAAAACGGCAACTATAAGGGAACCACAGAGGCACCTGGCGGGCACTATGCCAATCAGTACGATACTTACATCCCCAATGGCCCATCACGGCACAGTATTGAGTATTTCTACCAGTCTGTGAAAGATGAACACTACAACCCTATGGTGTATGCTAGTGACCCAGCGGCAGTAGGTGGCAAGTCTGATGGTGAGTTGTATCTGCCCAAGACATTTTCAGCTAAAAACGAAGCGGATCTTATCGTCGATTACTTAAAAAATCAAAACAAACAAAGAGATAACGACAAGCCGTTTTGCATGATTTGGTCGCTAAACCCCCCACACAATCCATGGACGGATGAAAGTACAGACATGGAAGCGCTACATGAGCATTACGACACAGACAAATTCCCTAAAGTAGATCAGTCGTTGGTAGTAAGAGAAAATGCAGACTTAGAAGTAGCCAATTACGCCAGACACTACTTTGCCAATGTGACGAGCGTAGATACCTACATTGGCCAAGTATTGGATCAGCTTAGCGCAATGGGAGAACTGGACAATACGATTGTGATCTTCAGCTCAGATCACGGCGAAATGCTCGGTAGTCATGGAAAAGAAGGTAAAAACACAGTAGAATTAGAGGCTATGGCCATTCCATTTATCGTGCATTACCCTGATAGACTCAAAGGAGAATCTATCACAGATTTGCTCATCAGTGTGCCAGATGTATTGCCTACCACTATGGGATTAGCTGGTTTGAATAAGCAAATACCCAAAGGAATAGAAGGGTACGATTTTTCTGATTACCTAGAAAACCCTGCCAAGAGCAAAGTGAAAAAGCCAGAAGCAGTATTGGTGATGCTAGGCAATGCCAGAGGCGTACTGTCGGATAGATACACGTTATGCCTAAGAGAAAACAAAAAAGCATGGGCAAAAAAGCAAGGAACAGATTTGGCGGAATCTTTTATGTATGACAATGTAGAAGATCCTTATCAGCTCAATAAAATTCCTTTGGATCAAAAGCCAACAGAGTCCAAAGCGCTATTAAAAATATTAGCCGAAGAGCTCAAACGCACCAACGATCCTTGGTACCAAAAGAAAAAATACAGCGAAGTCATCCCTTACAACTAAGCCGATGAGTATCCTTCGAACAACCTGTATACTGGCATTACTTGTAGTGGCTTTGGTCGCTTGCAAACAGCACAAACCAGAGGTGAAACCGCCCAATGTGCTCTTTATCGCAGTAGATGATCTCAATGATTGGGTGGGAGCACTAGGGGGACACCCTGATGCACTCACCCCCAACATAGACAGGCTGGCAGCTCGTGGCGTTTTGTTTGAAAATGCCAATTGTCAGGCACCATTGTGTGGCCCATCTCGGGCATCTATCATGACGGGTCTATTGCCATCTACTACAGGTATCTATCAGCACATTGCAGACGATCAGATCAAAAAAAGCAGTACATCATTGGCGCAAGCTCAGTTGCTTCCAGAATACTTTGCCTCGCATGGCTACAAAACTATGGGAGTAGGCAAGCTCTTGCATAGTGGAGATGAAGCAGGTGCTTTTCAGCAATTCGGAGGAACCTTCGGTATGTTTGGTCCTTATCCAGAGCGGAGATTTAAGTTCGACCCAGAGTGGTTTGGTCAGCCCAAAGGCACGGTTACCGACTGGGGAGCTTTTCCGAGTCAGGACGAATCTATGCCAGATTACAACATTGCCCAGTGGGCGATAGATCAGCTTCAGCAGTCGCACAAAGATCCATTCTTTTTAGGTGTAGGGTTTGTGCGTCCGCATGTGCCGTGGTATGTGCCACAGCAGTGGCTGGACAAGTTCGAACTAGACAGTATCGATCTGCCGCCTTATTTGGCTACTGATTTTGAGGACATCCCTGCGATAGGTCAGGCCATAGCAGAAGTGCCCATGATGCCAACTGCCGAATGGGCCAAGCAGTCTGGAGAATGGAAAGCCGCAGTACGCGCCTATTTGGCTTGTATGGCTTTCACGGATCATTATGTGGGCGAGGTGCTAAAGGCCTTGGCGCAAAGCGAGTATGCCAACAACACGATAGTGGTGTTGTGGTCGGATCATGGATATCACTTGGGTGAAAAAAATCGCTTTGCTAAGCATTCGCTATGGCAACGCTCCACACATGTGCCGCTTATTTTTGCAGGTCAAAATCTACCTCAAAACAAGAAGGTAGAGGCCGCAGTAGGGCTGATCGATATGTACCCAACACTCGCCGATCTGTGTGGATTGCCTGTAGTAGATCAGCTAGACGGACACAGTCTACGACCTTTGATCGATCAACCCAACCAGGCGTGGCCTTATGCTGCCATTACGACCTACGGAGAAAACAATCACAGCATAAAACTAGGAGCATACAACTATATCAGTTATGAAGATGGTACAGCAGAACTCTACGATCATCAGACAGACCCAAACGAATGGTACAATGTGGCTTCTGATACTGCCTATGCATCGGTGGTAGCCGAACTGAAAAAGCAACTGCCTCAAGTAAACGCAGCACAGGTAGAGCACAGCCTGAGCAAGGTCAATGCCTACTTTCGGAATAAGAAACTGGTAGAATACCCCAATGCCTTCGACGAGCCAAAGGAATGAATAGGGTAAAGCATACGAAAA contains the following coding sequences:
- a CDS encoding sulfatase family protein — its product is MKLFTYLLLISTCISFQSRATEPADGEKKKKPNVLIIFPDQLRRYSAGFWSEEPYRDQVIGKPDPVVTPNIDKLAKNGVVFTQAVSNFPLCSPYRGMMLSGRYPEQNGIWNNCRQDRNESLRDDIPTITDLFYDAGYNTSYFGKCHWLKNDPLFDENGNYKGTTEAPGGHYANQYDTYIPNGPSRHSIEYFYQSVKDEHYNPMVYASDPAAVGGKSDGELYLPKTFSAKNEADLIVDYLKNQNKQRDNDKPFCMIWSLNPPHNPWTDESTDMEALHEHYDTDKFPKVDQSLVVRENADLEVANYARHYFANVTSVDTYIGQVLDQLSAMGELDNTIVIFSSDHGEMLGSHGKEGKNTVELEAMAIPFIVHYPDRLKGESITDLLISVPDVLPTTMGLAGLNKQIPKGIEGYDFSDYLENPAKSKVKKPEAVLVMLGNARGVLSDRYTLCLRENKKAWAKKQGTDLAESFMYDNVEDPYQLNKIPLDQKPTESKALLKILAEELKRTNDPWYQKKKYSEVIPYN
- a CDS encoding YesU family protein, yielding MKVIRPQWIMALMGLIFFLETYGQSQKAQTFDRLLSANWKEVLVEEGTSPWQDQWFLDGLEARVEQTPGGFSFYAGPDQFNDSSHAVLWTKKSFKGDIKIEYDFTKLDDRLVNVNILYIQAMGHSPKPKDIRKWADQRTVPAMRLYFDHMDAYHISYAAFHTVNSDEQADYLQARRYMPEWEQGLKNTAYGQRYEKTGLFQTGVTYHLVVIKKGNDLYMQVTGKDEDRLFHWQDNSFPLINEGRIGLRQMYTRHSKYRNFKISTAK
- a CDS encoding RagB/SusD family nutrient uptake outer membrane protein yields the protein MKKIKEHKANWLKHIGVMVLLMISASSCKEYLEVEPYSDWNADEFYSNEDEIEIALAGIYSILASDEVYGQAMTIIMESGTDEGYYNRRYNENWTVGLYRHTAADNYVAGLWKTLYSCINQVNLFEEKMDRSAFEEEVANQYLAEVRFLRALAYANLTNWYGEVPLKLTPVTDQSDNDQAVATLGELYAQIIADYTFATEHLLRASDPNYIPGRANKAAAHGLLARVYLKMSGYPLFENHYEDVMAQCDSVFADGYHGLTQATGTNDGYREHFLNYIENTYSPQESLFEVSFSYLGELGLTVHGRLGGLNGVVFGYGGGQEGYPSAYAMYNASPVMDNIYDDPDDVRLAWNVASYQYTNGGDIKRVTGPLATQHCPAKYRRWEPLDWADLDITPASGTLEPYKILETASTLNRNFTSINFPVLRYSDVLLMYAEAANEHNGTPTVKALESLNQVRNRAGLANIETIAPVVATNHDLFFKEIVDERLRELCFEGVRKHDLIRWELLDDKLAETAAAIKASPDYNPGNEDQNAFLRASNNFDPSKHLSLPYPLQEVTINKLLAQKTGW
- a CDS encoding SusC/RagA family TonB-linked outer membrane protein; translated protein: MKKFIITILALSFSLVGWAQQHQVSGKVVDERGEGLPGSYILVKGGNVGVVTDVDGNYRLDKLSDTDVLIFSFLGYKSQEIAIAGRSVVDVNLEPEATSLQEVVVVGYSEVKKRDVTGAVGQVDTEDIMKTATSNFDQALAGRIAGVQVTASDGTPGGAAQIVIRGGNSITGDNSPLYVIDGVPYEGFDPASLSSQDIKSFDVLKDASATAIYGSRGANGVIVITTKGGRTDGKTDVHLGISQGVQYIPKRLEVLSPYQYAKYQENVAYAKDGYGVGTYTNQYRKNWGDPEAYKGMEGTSWQDEIFREASLKKYSLSMNGGNKTTSIYYSGEYVDQEGTLVNTGFKKIINNLKFTHKLNDKLQVRGALQYSYINRSGINISGNTYTSIIRDAIQFRPIDPINDDGLIDGYDENDPQFQYLFNPLKNLQNTTRNYRYDVIRGNVDLIYKIIKGLTFKASGGFQSDNRKENVFYGAETQQGFRGNDHVNGTITNRRYQTLTTSNTLNYKVPLSKAHDLQVLGGFEGQARLYDYAWLKSSEIPTDAFGIDNLGLGTSPAIPQTFRSENTLLSYFGRVSYSLNDKYLLTANFRADGSSKFLEENRWGYFPSFAMAWRLGDEEFMKPVGIISDLKVRAGWGLTGNNRIGDYDAYNLLGVTTSSGYVWGTGETYVPGAQQTNLGVPDLRWETTAQSNIGVDFGFMAQRVQGSVDVYLKRTKDLLLNAEMSLSTGFDKVRQNIGEVENKGLEISLTSTNVRSGKFEWRSNFNIAFNRNKVIQLNEGQEAIYTDPEWNNGFAEYQYITKVGEPVGQVFGLVYDGLYQMDDFVWDAQTNNYILKEDIPDNGTSPVAPGSIKYVDVNGDGTINIDDRQIIGNTQAKHTGGFSNDFRLGGFDLQVFFQWSYGAEILNGNQAAFATPSGSSLSGFPELLDAWTPLNTDTDVNTVVYNLVYGAPPKGNQISDRYIEDGSFIRLKTVSLGYNLPASLLERIKVKSCRISVSAQNLKTWTNYSGYDPEVSVGKFGALTPNLDYSAYPQSVTISGGLDITF
- a CDS encoding sulfatase, encoding MSILRTTCILALLVVALVACKQHKPEVKPPNVLFIAVDDLNDWVGALGGHPDALTPNIDRLAARGVLFENANCQAPLCGPSRASIMTGLLPSTTGIYQHIADDQIKKSSTSLAQAQLLPEYFASHGYKTMGVGKLLHSGDEAGAFQQFGGTFGMFGPYPERRFKFDPEWFGQPKGTVTDWGAFPSQDESMPDYNIAQWAIDQLQQSHKDPFFLGVGFVRPHVPWYVPQQWLDKFELDSIDLPPYLATDFEDIPAIGQAIAEVPMMPTAEWAKQSGEWKAAVRAYLACMAFTDHYVGEVLKALAQSEYANNTIVVLWSDHGYHLGEKNRFAKHSLWQRSTHVPLIFAGQNLPQNKKVEAAVGLIDMYPTLADLCGLPVVDQLDGHSLRPLIDQPNQAWPYAAITTYGENNHSIKLGAYNYISYEDGTAELYDHQTDPNEWYNVASDTAYASVVAELKKQLPQVNAAQVEHSLSKVNAYFRNKKLVEYPNAFDEPKE